A genomic region of Halostagnicola larsenii XH-48 contains the following coding sequences:
- a CDS encoding extracellular solute-binding protein, protein MSDLNGTTRRSVLTTGVTAGSLAIAGCMAELTGSDGETYTVGYGEYEEEVNASTFPDELQIYCVQTGWMNWGAVMEAFEAEYDVSLYDAQGSSGEALDDMRANAQNPTHSAYNGGYSFGLQAMNDDLTTDYKPANWDVVPDDLKTENGHVTATRQVTTSVTYRTDIYEERGLDAPETWEDLKHPDIAQDLAFTPPHTANGQASALSVNRAYGGDLDDLDPVIEYHEEIAEHGADFRRNVEGPMTSGEISTVVEYDYTGLNLKYNNDEFDEDQIDVAILEGPDGEPGAMNVPYGYALLRNAPNPEAAKLFMDYVMTDECQELFFDAYVRPIRASELDQPDEFPDQSSYEAAQFTVDQETLVENQTDIQQELVDRTPLQGAQ, encoded by the coding sequence ATGTCCGATTTAAACGGGACGACGCGGCGATCAGTACTCACAACTGGAGTCACTGCTGGGTCACTCGCGATAGCAGGGTGTATGGCTGAACTGACAGGGAGCGATGGCGAGACCTACACAGTTGGCTATGGCGAGTACGAAGAAGAGGTCAACGCTTCTACGTTTCCAGATGAACTGCAGATTTACTGCGTCCAGACCGGATGGATGAACTGGGGGGCTGTTATGGAGGCGTTCGAAGCGGAGTATGACGTCTCGCTGTACGACGCACAGGGGTCTTCGGGCGAGGCGCTCGATGATATGCGCGCCAACGCTCAGAACCCGACGCACTCGGCGTACAACGGCGGCTACTCGTTCGGCCTGCAGGCGATGAACGACGATCTGACGACCGACTACAAGCCGGCCAACTGGGACGTCGTTCCCGACGATCTGAAGACCGAAAACGGCCACGTCACGGCGACGCGACAGGTGACGACTTCGGTGACCTACCGGACGGACATCTACGAGGAGCGGGGACTCGACGCCCCCGAGACCTGGGAGGACCTAAAACACCCAGATATTGCACAGGACCTTGCCTTCACGCCGCCACACACGGCGAACGGCCAGGCCTCCGCACTGTCCGTCAACCGGGCCTACGGCGGGGATCTAGACGATCTCGATCCGGTCATCGAGTACCACGAGGAGATCGCCGAGCACGGCGCGGACTTCCGGCGCAACGTCGAGGGACCGATGACGTCCGGCGAGATCTCGACGGTCGTCGAATACGACTACACTGGGTTGAACCTCAAGTACAACAACGACGAGTTCGACGAGGACCAGATCGACGTGGCGATCCTCGAGGGACCCGACGGCGAGCCGGGCGCGATGAACGTTCCCTACGGCTACGCCCTGTTGCGAAACGCACCCAATCCCGAGGCGGCGAAGCTATTCATGGATTACGTCATGACCGATGAGTGCCAGGAACTGTTCTTCGACGCCTACGTCCGTCCGATCCGGGCGAGCGAACTCGATCAGCCCGACGAGTTCCCGGACCAATCGTCCTACGAGGCCGCACAGTTTACGGTCGATCAGGAGACGCTCGTTGAGAATCAGACGGACATCCAGCAGGAGCTCGTCGATCGAACGCCACTGCAGGGGGCGCAGTGA
- a CDS encoding ABC transporter permease translates to MSVRKSATASVRRAAALTSTTVRPTTERERERRRIVVLCLPFFALALVAGFAPLVMLVRISLAEDTIWMEGWSLGAWETLATTAEYRWVAWNTLWFVGLATAVSVALGVAVAHALEKYDLPAEQAVVAAVSFPIALPGIIVAYLIIVLLGRQGLVTNAISVATGGAPLELATATAITGLFLGFVYSLLPRATMVLRGTYAEINTQAEEAARTLGASRWQTFYHVTLPEIRPGIVASVILTFRSGLAIFGTVLILQSHQVITLQIHNEMSVGTYNPDIAAAIGIVYVVFIVAFTFIGLRFVENDAVEI, encoded by the coding sequence ATGTCCGTCCGGAAATCGGCGACGGCATCGGTCCGTCGGGCCGCGGCGCTCACCTCGACGACCGTTCGGCCGACGACCGAGCGCGAACGGGAACGGCGACGGATCGTAGTCCTCTGTCTGCCCTTCTTCGCGCTCGCACTCGTCGCGGGCTTCGCCCCGTTGGTGATGCTCGTCCGGATCAGTCTCGCGGAGGATACGATCTGGATGGAGGGGTGGTCGCTCGGGGCCTGGGAGACGCTCGCGACCACCGCCGAGTACCGTTGGGTCGCCTGGAACACGCTGTGGTTCGTCGGGCTCGCGACGGCGGTCAGCGTCGCGCTCGGCGTCGCCGTCGCACACGCCCTCGAGAAGTACGACCTCCCCGCCGAGCAAGCCGTGGTCGCGGCGGTGTCGTTCCCGATCGCGCTGCCGGGGATCATCGTCGCATACCTGATAATCGTCCTACTTGGCCGGCAGGGATTGGTGACGAACGCGATCAGCGTTGCGACGGGCGGGGCGCCGCTCGAACTCGCGACCGCAACCGCGATCACCGGCCTCTTTCTCGGGTTCGTCTACTCGCTGCTCCCGCGGGCGACGATGGTGTTGCGCGGGACTTACGCGGAGATCAACACGCAGGCCGAAGAGGCAGCACGCACGCTCGGAGCGAGCCGATGGCAGACGTTCTATCACGTTACACTCCCCGAGATCCGTCCGGGGATCGTCGCATCCGTAATTCTCACGTTCCGCTCCGGGCTGGCGATCTTCGGGACCGTGTTGATCTTACAGAGCCATCAGGTTATCACGCTCCAGATACACAACGAGATGAGCGTCGGCACGTACAATCCGGACATCGCGGCTGCGATCGGGATCGTGTACGTGGTCTTCATCGTCGCGTTCACGTTCATCGGGTTGCGTTTCGTCGAGAACGATGCGGTGGAGATCTGA
- a CDS encoding amino acid permease gives MSHGESDEELAKDLGLISAMTIGIGTMIGAGIFVLPGVAANTAGPIVVVSFIVGGLVAMVNALSVSELGTAMPKAGGGYYYINKALGPMFGSIAGMGDWMGLAFASAFYCIGFGQYLVEFVSLPGVAFLTPIQLGALIAGGVFVGINYIGAKETGGIQTVIVFTLLAILTVFAFAGFTSFDYSTLLAEGGFAPFGVGAILPATALVFVSFLGYAKIATVAEELQNPGRNLPIAIIGSVAIVTVIYGVLVTTMLGVIPWPDLSQDAPVAQAAEVAFPSSLGPIGGVAAGAVAVMTVGALLATASSANASILASARINFAMGRDKIVTNWLNEIHPQFATPYRSIIVTGGLIIVFIALLGQEIEILAKAASVLHLIVYALMNVALIIFREADVPEYDPEFRVPFYPITPILGAVLSLGLVAFMDTYEIALAAAFVLAAILWYFVYARHKTTRDGVLFDYIHHRGDQLPNRVVSAAETVESKGRNGPTIMVAVANPRTESALISIASALAKYSGGRVLATHIVTVPDQTSLEAAAENRADLDAASETLLEAAKRDAASFDVPIETKTILSHRGFDEVYDAAQSNDADTVVMGYGGARFTGGRAESALDELTHNLPCDFLVFEGAEFDPSSILVPTAGGASSDLSAEVALALADMNDVEVSLLHVVDEGEQAEGRAFLREWANGHQLSTADLRVETGDPEATIERLSADHDLVILGATEQGLLSRIVEGSLVFNILDDLDTSVLLTERPSSRSLRDRLFGRR, from the coding sequence ATGAGCCACGGCGAGAGTGATGAGGAACTCGCGAAAGATCTAGGCCTCATCTCTGCGATGACTATCGGTATCGGAACGATGATCGGCGCCGGGATTTTCGTTCTACCCGGTGTTGCCGCCAACACAGCAGGGCCAATCGTCGTCGTTTCATTCATTGTTGGGGGGTTGGTTGCAATGGTAAACGCGTTATCAGTCTCTGAGCTTGGGACTGCGATGCCAAAAGCTGGGGGCGGATACTACTATATTAACAAGGCGCTCGGGCCGATGTTCGGGTCGATCGCTGGCATGGGTGACTGGATGGGACTTGCATTCGCCTCTGCGTTCTACTGCATTGGATTCGGCCAGTATCTCGTTGAATTCGTTTCGCTCCCTGGGGTTGCGTTTCTCACACCGATCCAGTTGGGTGCACTCATCGCCGGTGGGGTTTTCGTCGGTATCAACTACATCGGTGCCAAAGAAACTGGAGGCATCCAGACGGTCATCGTGTTTACGCTGCTCGCGATCCTCACGGTGTTCGCTTTTGCGGGCTTTACTTCGTTCGACTATTCAACTTTACTCGCTGAGGGCGGGTTTGCGCCGTTCGGTGTAGGGGCGATTCTACCAGCGACTGCGCTCGTGTTCGTTTCGTTCCTTGGCTATGCGAAAATCGCGACCGTCGCCGAAGAGTTACAGAATCCTGGTCGAAATCTTCCAATCGCTATCATCGGTAGTGTCGCAATCGTCACGGTCATTTATGGGGTGCTCGTGACGACCATGCTTGGCGTTATTCCGTGGCCCGACCTCAGTCAGGACGCCCCAGTCGCTCAGGCGGCCGAAGTCGCGTTTCCGTCCTCACTGGGACCAATCGGGGGAGTCGCTGCCGGGGCAGTGGCAGTGATGACCGTTGGCGCACTGCTGGCAACAGCGTCGTCGGCGAACGCCTCCATCCTGGCGTCGGCTCGTATCAATTTCGCGATGGGCCGTGACAAAATCGTCACCAACTGGCTCAACGAGATCCATCCCCAATTTGCGACACCATATCGATCAATTATCGTCACCGGTGGGCTAATCATCGTCTTTATCGCGTTGCTCGGGCAAGAGATAGAAATCCTCGCGAAAGCGGCGAGCGTCTTGCATCTGATCGTCTATGCGCTGATGAACGTCGCACTTATCATCTTTCGCGAGGCGGACGTTCCGGAGTACGATCCGGAGTTCCGAGTCCCGTTCTATCCCATCACGCCAATTCTCGGGGCAGTTCTCTCGCTCGGGCTCGTTGCCTTCATGGATACTTACGAAATCGCGCTGGCCGCCGCGTTCGTTCTAGCCGCAATTCTCTGGTACTTCGTATACGCACGCCACAAGACGACTCGAGACGGCGTTCTCTTCGATTACATTCACCACCGAGGAGACCAACTCCCGAATCGGGTCGTTAGTGCCGCTGAGACAGTCGAATCGAAGGGACGTAACGGACCGACTATCATGGTCGCAGTTGCGAATCCGCGGACCGAAAGCGCTCTGATTAGCATCGCGAGTGCACTCGCAAAATACAGCGGTGGCCGCGTTCTCGCGACTCATATCGTTACTGTCCCCGATCAGACCTCGCTCGAGGCCGCTGCGGAGAACCGCGCAGACCTCGACGCCGCTTCAGAGACTCTGCTCGAGGCTGCCAAACGAGATGCAGCGTCGTTTGATGTCCCAATCGAAACGAAAACGATCCTCTCGCATCGAGGATTCGATGAGGTGTACGATGCCGCGCAGTCTAACGATGCCGATACGGTCGTGATGGGCTATGGCGGTGCTCGATTCACAGGCGGCCGTGCGGAAAGTGCTCTCGACGAGTTGACGCACAACCTGCCGTGTGACTTTCTCGTGTTCGAGGGGGCGGAATTCGATCCGTCGAGTATCCTCGTTCCGACGGCTGGCGGAGCGTCGTCCGACCTCTCTGCTGAGGTGGCCCTCGCACTCGCCGACATGAACGACGTTGAAGTGTCGCTGTTACATGTCGTCGACGAGGGCGAACAAGCAGAGGGGCGAGCGTTCCTCCGCGAGTGGGCTAATGGTCACCAGTTGTCGACTGCCGATTTGCGTGTCGAGACGGGCGATCCAGAGGCTACGATCGAACGTCTAAGCGCCGATCACGATCTCGTCATCCTCGGGGCGACAGAGCAAGGGCTCCTGTCGCGTATCGTCGAGGGATCGCTCGTGTTCAACATTCTCGACGATTTAGACACATCAGTGCTCTTGACTGAACGGCCGTCGTCGCGGTCGCTTCGAGACCGCCTCTTCGGGCGTCGGTGA
- a CDS encoding helix-turn-helix domain-containing protein, whose product MRYITVVIAIEEYIRSKNDQQMQRGVNDPREVWIDGTLVATQEAIQYLNLLDDGTVVGVARFRGDADRLATIEDEISKIRTCTVTGGETWLAYMRYEPDELETALLERINTEAISIDWPMRETDEGLQVTLFGEDAALQQLIAGFPDEVDVTLERAGEYQPHMSDPAGQLTDRQKEILRTALAAGYYDIPRRATQRDLAAELGLSRGTIGDHLRRAEAKIIRSIIV is encoded by the coding sequence ATGAGATACATAACTGTCGTCATAGCCATAGAAGAATACATTCGATCGAAGAACGATCAACAGATGCAACGAGGCGTCAACGACCCGAGAGAGGTCTGGATCGATGGCACGCTCGTAGCGACACAAGAAGCAATACAGTATCTCAATCTTCTTGATGATGGGACCGTTGTTGGGGTCGCCCGGTTCAGAGGTGATGCTGATCGGCTCGCAACGATAGAAGACGAGATTTCGAAGATCAGAACTTGCACCGTGACAGGTGGTGAGACGTGGCTGGCGTATATGCGCTACGAGCCTGACGAGCTTGAAACGGCCCTCCTTGAACGTATCAACACCGAAGCCATCAGTATCGACTGGCCGATGAGGGAGACTGATGAGGGGCTGCAAGTCACGCTCTTCGGTGAGGATGCAGCCCTCCAACAACTGATCGCTGGCTTCCCTGACGAAGTAGACGTGACTCTCGAACGCGCAGGAGAGTATCAACCACACATGAGTGACCCAGCGGGGCAACTAACCGACCGCCAGAAAGAGATCCTCCGGACAGCACTTGCTGCAGGATACTATGATATCCCTCGTCGTGCAACACAACGCGACTTAGCCGCCGAACTTGGACTTTCACGGGGAACGATTGGGGATCATCTTCGGCGGGCAGAAGCGAAGATCATCCGGTCGATAATTGTATGA
- a CDS encoding ABC transporter ATP-binding protein, translating to MSDVTLEALTKTYGDEVAVDGIDLTIRDGEILGIVGPSGCGKTTTLRTIAGFETPTHGRVLFDGVDVTHVPPEERNTGLVFQSYALFDTMTVRENVAFGPKMQGAPKDERRDRADELLALLDIGELADRRPTTLSGGQQQRVGLARALAIEPHVLLLDEPMTGLDAELKTRLREEITGLLADLEVTALYVTHDQEEAMAMCDRIAVLNDGTVEQVGTPAEIYRYPTNSFVANFIGSSTLLEGTAENGHVDLGFTELGLEVPTSGTVTLAARPKAFDLGDTGPISAEVTNVTYLGDRTRLTARVPDGTNVTLHADGMETYQPGETVSLSIDDTRIHLLE from the coding sequence GTGAGCGACGTCACCCTCGAAGCGCTGACGAAAACCTACGGCGACGAGGTGGCCGTCGACGGGATCGACCTGACTATCCGGGATGGCGAGATCCTCGGAATCGTCGGTCCCTCTGGCTGCGGGAAGACGACGACGCTGCGGACCATCGCCGGCTTTGAAACGCCGACCCACGGCCGGGTGCTGTTCGATGGAGTCGACGTTACCCATGTCCCGCCGGAGGAACGAAACACCGGGTTGGTCTTTCAATCGTATGCCCTGTTCGATACCATGACCGTCCGAGAGAACGTCGCGTTCGGGCCGAAGATGCAGGGCGCCCCGAAAGACGAGCGCCGCGACCGGGCCGACGAACTGCTTGCCTTGCTCGACATCGGCGAACTGGCCGACCGCCGGCCGACGACGTTGTCGGGCGGCCAACAGCAACGCGTTGGGCTCGCTCGAGCGCTCGCGATCGAACCGCACGTACTCTTGCTCGATGAGCCGATGACTGGTCTCGACGCGGAACTGAAAACGCGCCTTCGCGAGGAAATCACCGGTCTACTTGCGGATCTCGAGGTGACCGCCCTCTACGTCACCCACGATCAGGAGGAGGCGATGGCAATGTGCGACCGGATCGCCGTCCTCAACGACGGCACTGTCGAACAGGTCGGGACGCCGGCGGAGATCTACCGCTACCCGACCAATTCCTTTGTCGCGAACTTCATCGGCAGTTCGACGTTACTCGAGGGGACTGCCGAAAACGGCCACGTCGACCTGGGATTCACGGAACTCGGACTCGAGGTGCCGACAAGTGGTACCGTCACGCTTGCAGCACGACCCAAAGCGTTTGATCTCGGAGATACGGGACCGATCAGTGCAGAGGTGACGAACGTAACCTACCTCGGTGATCGAACGCGGCTGACAGCGAGAGTACCCGATGGAACGAATGTCACACTGCACGCCGACGGCATGGAGACATACCAACCCGGAGAGACCGTCTCACTCTCGATTGATGACACCAGGATACATCTCCTCGAGTGA
- a CDS encoding potassium channel family protein: MYIIIVGAGDIGIPLIDIATQSGNEVVVIENDPKRADHAAGEYDCLILNDDATAHEALIDAGIGKADALISTTDRDATNIMVCLLAQEHDVPAIVSVVHDPEHMNVFRQIGVNTMENPQELIAEYLYRSVARPAIVDYMRIGEQAEVFEITVSENAPIAGKTIFEAADEGVLPDDVLIVAIEREGQDPPLTPQGDTKIHTGDLLTVYSGFGATPELTDVFGHQKDQTK, translated from the coding sequence ATGTACATTATCATCGTGGGTGCGGGCGATATTGGTATCCCGCTGATTGATATTGCGACCCAATCAGGAAACGAGGTCGTCGTTATCGAGAACGATCCCAAACGCGCGGATCATGCCGCTGGTGAATATGATTGTTTGATCCTCAACGATGACGCCACGGCCCACGAAGCGCTCATCGATGCCGGGATCGGGAAAGCTGATGCGCTTATCAGTACGACTGATCGGGACGCGACCAACATCATGGTGTGTCTGCTCGCACAGGAACACGATGTTCCCGCAATCGTCTCGGTCGTTCACGACCCTGAACATATGAACGTGTTCCGCCAGATCGGGGTCAACACAATGGAGAACCCGCAGGAACTCATCGCCGAATACCTGTATCGGTCAGTGGCGCGCCCGGCAATCGTTGACTACATGCGAATCGGCGAGCAGGCGGAAGTGTTCGAAATCACGGTAAGTGAAAACGCACCAATCGCTGGAAAGACGATCTTCGAGGCAGCAGATGAGGGGGTCCTCCCTGACGATGTCCTGATCGTTGCGATCGAACGCGAAGGACAAGATCCTCCGCTAACCCCACAGGGAGATACGAAGATCCATACTGGGGATCTACTGACGGTCTATTCGGGATTCGGTGCCACGCCGGAACTCACAGACGTATTCGGGCACCAGAAAGATCAGACGAAATAA
- a CDS encoding TrkH family potassium uptake protein produces MNGAVETIGRDLGRIFQALAGLLFVSVLVSLIWGEYWTIPALLVSGVLPFAIGYVLTSRFSGAAQPGKLHGMIIAAMGWFCVALFGSLPFFLISWTAELAPAALGIPAQTSTLAAFTDPLNAVFESMSGFTGTGLTMTDNEEVLPRTLQWWRSFTEWVGGVGVIVLTTAILARPGSGSLTLYESEARSERIHPSIVSTVQTIWWIFLLFTFVSILLLWAVGMPIWGAINHGMTGLSTGGFSITDNSIATYDSAAIDFALLPVMLLGSIAFPVHYLILQGDLRNFYTDLQTRWVFIYMGIGTIVLSGIIYATETYDTLFSAFRYGSFQFVSAATCAGFQTAVDTTNVALGRWPAQAQLTVVFGMIVGGAAGSTAGGIKLVRSLTLLKGIRFRISEVFYPDSAVRRLKINGRRLNEQEVRQEFEEAAIIGFLWFVFLAIGTFVLLLILPQGEYALENVIFEVASAQGNVGLSAGITGPESLPTPGKIMFLFNMWIGRLEIIPVLVTLRTIFDRGGLYR; encoded by the coding sequence ATGAACGGAGCGGTAGAAACGATCGGGCGGGATCTTGGACGAATATTCCAGGCATTGGCTGGGTTATTGTTCGTTTCCGTACTCGTCTCACTCATTTGGGGCGAGTACTGGACAATACCCGCATTGTTGGTCTCCGGAGTGCTGCCGTTTGCTATCGGTTACGTTTTGACATCGCGGTTCAGTGGTGCGGCTCAGCCTGGGAAACTACACGGGATGATCATCGCCGCGATGGGATGGTTCTGCGTCGCACTCTTCGGCTCGCTGCCGTTCTTCCTTATCTCATGGACGGCTGAACTCGCGCCTGCAGCACTCGGAATACCGGCACAGACGTCGACGCTCGCAGCGTTCACCGATCCGCTCAATGCTGTATTCGAGAGCATGAGCGGTTTTACTGGGACCGGATTAACGATGACGGACAACGAGGAGGTCTTGCCGCGAACGCTGCAGTGGTGGCGGTCGTTCACCGAGTGGGTTGGCGGTGTTGGCGTGATCGTCCTCACGACGGCGATTCTCGCGCGCCCCGGAAGCGGTTCGTTAACTCTCTATGAAAGCGAAGCCCGCTCCGAACGAATTCATCCCAGTATTGTCTCGACAGTACAGACGATCTGGTGGATCTTCCTGCTGTTTACATTTGTCTCGATCTTACTGCTGTGGGCTGTTGGCATGCCGATCTGGGGGGCGATCAATCATGGGATGACGGGCCTTTCGACCGGCGGATTTTCGATCACGGACAACTCGATTGCCACCTACGATAGTGCCGCTATCGACTTCGCACTCCTGCCAGTCATGTTGCTCGGCAGTATCGCGTTTCCGGTCCACTATCTCATCTTACAAGGAGACCTTCGAAACTTCTATACGGACCTCCAGACTCGGTGGGTGTTTATTTACATGGGCATTGGAACGATCGTCCTCTCCGGAATAATCTATGCCACTGAGACGTACGACACGCTGTTTTCGGCGTTTCGCTACGGCTCATTTCAGTTCGTTTCAGCGGCGACCTGTGCCGGCTTCCAAACCGCCGTCGACACGACTAACGTGGCACTTGGTCGGTGGCCGGCGCAAGCACAGCTCACAGTGGTCTTCGGAATGATCGTTGGTGGCGCAGCCGGATCGACAGCCGGCGGAATCAAACTGGTTCGGTCGCTCACGCTGTTGAAGGGCATCCGTTTTCGTATCTCCGAGGTGTTCTATCCCGACTCAGCTGTCCGACGGCTGAAAATCAACGGTCGGCGCCTCAACGAACAGGAAGTCCGGCAGGAGTTCGAAGAAGCAGCGATCATCGGCTTCCTCTGGTTCGTCTTTCTCGCCATCGGTACCTTTGTCCTCCTCTTGATCCTCCCACAGGGTGAGTACGCCCTCGAGAACGTGATCTTCGAGGTTGCCAGCGCTCAGGGCAACGTCGGTCTTTCTGCGGGCATCACTGGTCCAGAATCGCTCCCGACGCCCGGTAAAATCATGTTCCTGTTCAATATGTGGATTGGACGGCTTGAAATCATTCCCGTGCTCGTTACGTTACGGACGATTTTCGACCGTGGAGGGCTGTACCGATGA
- a CDS encoding universal stress protein produces the protein MSSDHTTSNRALLENVLLPVANEDDAATTALALEPYDPEQVTTLHVVEKGEGVPDKKPVEQSREIAEQSFAAVRQTFPDADDTTAYARDIVGAIFEVADEVDASAIAYRTRGGNRLMQFLSGDLTLKLVTNADRPVIALPEPTSDE, from the coding sequence ATGAGTAGTGATCATACAACCTCCAATCGCGCGCTTCTCGAGAACGTTCTACTCCCAGTCGCAAACGAGGATGACGCAGCAACGACGGCACTGGCGCTCGAGCCGTACGATCCCGAACAGGTAACGACGCTTCACGTCGTCGAGAAAGGAGAAGGTGTTCCAGACAAAAAACCGGTCGAGCAATCGCGGGAAATCGCGGAACAATCGTTCGCCGCTGTTCGCCAAACGTTCCCCGATGCGGACGATACTACTGCGTATGCTCGAGACATCGTTGGAGCGATCTTCGAGGTGGCCGATGAGGTCGATGCGAGTGCCATCGCTTACCGCACGCGCGGTGGGAATCGACTCATGCAATTCCTTTCGGGCGATCTAACGCTCAAGCTCGTGACCAATGCGGACCGACCCGTTATCGCATTGCCAGAGCCGACATCAGACGAGTGA
- a CDS encoding Lrp/AsnC family transcriptional regulator, whose translation MDYRLDEIDRRIIYELMNDARNTSAPTIAAEVNVSAGTIRNRIAQLEAHSIISTYTAEIDFEQADGHLTNLYICNAPVSERNALAQEASGIPGVINVRQLMTGRRNLHIMAVGEDTAQLRRITRALSRLGIEIEDETLVESETHSPYSAFGPDEEASLSKVTDIISLAGEANVVDITVETEAPIVDHTLEEAVENAVLDADSLVIAIERDNRVLTPHGTTVIEPDDIVTVLSQRGDTDTVLDAFTAEETAQR comes from the coding sequence ATGGACTATCGACTTGACGAAATTGATCGGCGCATTATTTACGAATTGATGAATGATGCCCGAAATACATCTGCACCTACTATTGCTGCAGAGGTTAATGTTTCTGCAGGAACGATCCGAAATCGAATTGCGCAACTTGAGGCGCATAGTATTATTTCTACGTATACCGCAGAGATCGATTTTGAACAAGCGGATGGTCACTTGACAAACCTCTACATTTGCAATGCACCAGTCTCCGAACGGAATGCGCTCGCACAGGAAGCCAGTGGTATTCCCGGTGTTATCAACGTTCGTCAGTTGATGACTGGTCGTCGCAATCTCCATATCATGGCGGTTGGAGAGGACACTGCACAACTGAGGCGGATCACTCGAGCACTCTCACGGCTCGGTATCGAGATCGAAGACGAGACGCTTGTGGAGTCAGAAACACATAGTCCCTATTCGGCGTTTGGCCCCGATGAAGAAGCTTCACTATCAAAAGTAACAGACATCATTAGCCTCGCTGGTGAAGCAAATGTCGTCGATATAACTGTCGAAACCGAGGCCCCGATCGTAGATCATACCCTTGAAGAGGCAGTTGAGAACGCAGTTCTTGATGCCGACTCGTTGGTTATCGCGATCGAACGCGACAATCGCGTGTTGACGCCCCATGGAACAACTGTTATTGAACCAGATGACATCGTGACCGTGCTCTCCCAGCGTGGAGACACTGATACTGTCCTTGATGCATTCACTGCTGAAGAAACGGCTCAGCGGTGA
- a CDS encoding ABC transporter permease, whose translation MTGALKPDENDDVPASTAGSGPVDPRADGGVTETASATETATAEAWSRSGTALSTVVGRPILVGIVTIIVAFLTVPVLVTFVSSFAQSATGVVPRGFVTFEHWRQVLGFGDHGVRTNALPGLAFSLVIATGGMVLNVIIGVPVAYALARYDFFARNWVNTFAILPLVPGLILGIAFVQTYPNHGRSALGLIVGYCLLKSPYMVLTVQSSFQSMDLIRLEESARSLGASWPRTFLTIIVPHAKRGIVAGCIITWTLAAAEFNFTYMVASGSPDPFAIFLYRNISNATHLQSAGAVSVYFVIVVAAILVLQLLGNRGFSTAKR comes from the coding sequence ATGACCGGGGCCTTGAAACCGGATGAGAACGACGACGTTCCAGCGTCGACGGCCGGATCTGGACCGGTCGATCCGCGCGCAGACGGTGGCGTTACCGAGACGGCAAGCGCTACCGAGACGGCCACCGCCGAAGCCTGGTCGCGGTCCGGAACGGCGCTGTCGACGGTGGTCGGTCGCCCGATTCTGGTCGGTATCGTCACGATCATCGTCGCGTTCCTGACCGTCCCCGTCCTCGTAACGTTCGTTTCGTCGTTCGCACAGTCGGCGACCGGCGTCGTCCCTCGAGGGTTCGTTACGTTCGAGCACTGGCGACAGGTACTCGGCTTCGGCGATCACGGCGTGCGAACGAACGCGCTCCCCGGGCTTGCGTTCAGTCTCGTGATCGCGACCGGCGGAATGGTCCTGAACGTTATAATTGGGGTCCCGGTCGCGTACGCGCTTGCACGATACGATTTTTTCGCGCGGAACTGGGTAAACACGTTCGCAATATTGCCGCTCGTTCCGGGGCTAATACTCGGAATTGCGTTCGTGCAGACCTACCCGAACCACGGGCGATCGGCGTTGGGGTTGATCGTGGGCTACTGTCTTCTCAAGTCGCCGTACATGGTCCTGACGGTCCAGAGTTCGTTTCAGTCGATGGATCTGATCCGCCTCGAGGAGAGCGCGCGGTCGCTAGGTGCATCGTGGCCGCGGACGTTTCTGACGATCATCGTTCCCCACGCCAAACGGGGGATCGTCGCCGGCTGTATCATCACCTGGACGCTCGCGGCCGCGGAGTTCAACTTCACGTACATGGTTGCGAGCGGGAGTCCGGATCCGTTCGCGATCTTCCTCTACCGGAACATCTCGAACGCGACGCACCTTCAATCGGCGGGGGCCGTATCGGTCTACTTCGTGATCGTCGTGGCCGCAATACTCGTCCTCCAACTGCTCGGCAATCGAGGATTCTCGACCGCAAAACGATGA